The following proteins come from a genomic window of Desulfocurvibacter africanus subsp. africanus DSM 2603:
- a CDS encoding FapA family protein → MPYVLKHSFDPDFDHLHLKPKDNDGERVDHFNLGYAQNVRKGHVLAEWEEVSPRQAAALDGRFIFKDKHFPAGANCFVHPKNPDKLLAAADGYVFYLDGKITVKSELNVRGGVDFRTGNIDFVADVVVHGPVRSGFSVSGRNVQVKDVVEAAEVKASGNIDTEAGFKGNGSGLLEAGDKIKVSFCENAQLRSGGNIVVRHSCLHCSIYCGGSLAVQGALMGGDIYSRGLVYVGDVLGGGLGVETRLVLGYAPKLFLEAERLDENLREVLRRLSNHRPGKGTKSPGRDGKSDDSAALAQRFKTLLQAKRELWTNVCPVESIGSCRVVVPGEVRPGVEISIGEAFLRIDRTMRNVVFLRRDKDIVIASPALQGR, encoded by the coding sequence ATGCCATACGTGCTCAAGCATTCTTTTGATCCCGATTTCGATCACCTGCACCTCAAGCCCAAGGATAACGACGGCGAGAGGGTAGACCATTTCAATCTCGGCTATGCCCAGAATGTCAGGAAAGGCCATGTGCTCGCCGAGTGGGAAGAAGTCAGTCCCAGGCAAGCCGCAGCTTTGGACGGCCGGTTCATCTTCAAGGACAAACATTTTCCGGCCGGGGCAAACTGCTTCGTCCACCCCAAGAACCCCGACAAGCTGCTGGCCGCCGCAGACGGCTACGTTTTTTATCTGGACGGCAAGATAACTGTCAAATCCGAACTCAATGTGCGCGGAGGAGTGGACTTCCGAACCGGCAATATAGATTTTGTGGCTGACGTAGTCGTCCATGGCCCGGTGCGCTCCGGCTTTTCCGTTTCAGGTCGAAACGTTCAGGTTAAGGATGTAGTGGAAGCTGCCGAGGTCAAGGCTAGCGGCAATATCGATACCGAGGCTGGCTTCAAGGGCAACGGATCGGGATTGCTGGAGGCTGGAGACAAGATAAAGGTTTCTTTTTGCGAGAACGCGCAGCTCAGGTCTGGCGGCAACATCGTCGTGCGGCATTCCTGTCTGCATTGCTCCATCTATTGTGGCGGCAGCCTGGCCGTGCAGGGAGCGCTCATGGGGGGAGATATATACAGCCGCGGGCTCGTGTACGTGGGAGATGTGCTTGGGGGCGGCTTGGGCGTGGAAACCCGACTCGTGCTTGGCTACGCCCCTAAGCTTTTCCTGGAAGCCGAGCGGCTGGACGAGAATCTCCGCGAAGTTCTGCGTCGGCTTTCGAACCACAGGCCCGGCAAAGGCACAAAGTCGCCCGGCAGGGACGGTAAGTCGGATGACTCCGCAGCCCTAGCTCAGCGATTCAAAACTCTTTTGCAGGCCAAGCGTGAACTCTGGACGAACGTGTGTCCCGTGGAAAGCATTGGCAGTTGCAGGGTTGTGGTTCCTGGAGAGGTGCGGCCCGGTGTTGAAATCAGCATCGGTGAAGCGTTTCTGAGGATTGATCGCACTATGCGCAATGTGGTTTTTTTGCGCAGGGACAAGGATATTGTAATCGCCTCTCCGGCCTTGCAAGGCCGGTAG
- the osmF gene encoding ABC transporter substrate-binding protein, with protein MAQKPVIVGSKIDTEGALLGKMIVLLLRHHGMEVQDRTELGGTPIVRQAILSGQVDLYPEYTGNGAIFFPEAPVDTWRDARKAYATVKELDAENELVWLPPAPANNTWAIAVSQELAGKGVRTLEDFARHISQGGNVKLAACDEFVERPDALPAFTKAYGFSLSKEQMLILSGCNTAQTEQAAAQGIDGVNAAMAYGTDGGLAALGLTVLADPKSVQPVYAPAPLVRREALERYPSIEAILPPVFSDLDQKTLQELNARISIEGLDAESVAREYLSSRGYIH; from the coding sequence ATGGCCCAAAAGCCCGTGATCGTGGGCTCGAAGATCGACACCGAAGGAGCCCTGCTAGGCAAGATGATCGTGCTCCTGCTCCGCCACCACGGCATGGAGGTGCAAGACCGCACCGAACTGGGCGGCACGCCTATCGTGCGTCAAGCCATCCTCTCCGGCCAGGTGGATCTCTATCCCGAGTACACCGGCAACGGCGCCATCTTTTTCCCGGAAGCGCCAGTTGACACCTGGAGAGACGCACGCAAAGCTTACGCCACTGTAAAAGAACTGGATGCAGAGAACGAACTGGTCTGGCTGCCGCCCGCACCGGCCAACAACACCTGGGCCATCGCCGTAAGCCAGGAATTGGCCGGCAAGGGAGTTCGCACCCTTGAGGATTTTGCCCGCCATATCAGCCAAGGCGGGAACGTCAAGCTGGCCGCATGCGACGAATTCGTGGAGCGGCCTGACGCCCTGCCCGCCTTCACCAAGGCTTACGGCTTCAGTCTATCCAAGGAGCAGATGCTCATTCTCTCGGGCTGCAACACGGCCCAAACCGAGCAGGCAGCGGCCCAGGGCATCGACGGGGTCAATGCAGCCATGGCCTACGGCACTGACGGCGGCCTGGCCGCGCTCGGGCTTACGGTGCTCGCCGATCCCAAGTCCGTGCAGCCGGTGTACGCTCCTGCTCCGCTGGTCAGGCGCGAGGCCTTGGAGCGCTATCCGAGCATTGAAGCCATCCTGCCGCCCGTTTTTTCCGATCTGGACCAGAAAACACTGCAAGAGCTCAATGCGCGCATCTCCATCGAAGGCCTGGATGCCGAAAGCGTGGCTCGGGAATACCTCTCCTCGCGCGGCTATATCCATTAA
- a CDS encoding ABC transporter permease encodes MPKAWLGNTSPRAAISIKPGLDKVLALSAGLGWLALLFGPLLVLRPNRLAAGEGLRVWEVFNPLGPSGLAGLTGLVLLSGTLLLLSFGALPARARFIRVGKLALPVAWTGVMLFVFLAGQGARQIMDAATPFTRVSLGWGFWILLVSLGTICADRFKRVGQFAGALAVWLWLVGLAGLMAAGGLDSLAITKEFYARQSRFLGELSAHLTITGLSVAASATVGIPLGLLLHVRRLLAPRVFLVLNVAQTIPSLALFGLLMVPLSLLAERFPALGKLGVQGIGAAPAIIALTLYALLPVVRNTYAGLASIDQAAVDAGTGMGMSKWQLLRGVTIPLALPAILGGIRIALVQNIGNAAVAALIGAGGFGVFIFQGLGQAATDLVLLGALPTVLLAVAADALMQVAIPLLAPERNRGAQA; translated from the coding sequence ATGCCGAAAGCGTGGCTCGGGAATACCTCTCCTCGCGCGGCTATATCCATTAAGCCCGGCCTGGACAAAGTTCTGGCCCTGAGCGCTGGATTGGGCTGGCTTGCGCTCCTGTTCGGCCCGTTGCTCGTACTGCGACCCAACCGCTTGGCCGCGGGCGAGGGATTGCGCGTCTGGGAAGTCTTTAATCCATTGGGGCCTTCAGGGCTGGCAGGGTTGACCGGACTGGTCCTGCTGTCCGGAACGCTCCTGCTGCTCAGCTTCGGAGCACTGCCTGCGCGGGCCAGATTCATCCGTGTCGGAAAGCTGGCCCTGCCTGTGGCCTGGACGGGTGTCATGCTCTTCGTTTTTCTTGCCGGCCAAGGCGCACGACAGATCATGGATGCAGCCACACCTTTTACCAGGGTTTCCCTAGGTTGGGGCTTCTGGATCCTGCTCGTGAGCCTGGGCACGATCTGCGCGGACAGATTCAAGCGCGTCGGCCAATTCGCCGGAGCCTTGGCCGTTTGGCTCTGGTTGGTCGGCCTGGCGGGGCTCATGGCCGCTGGAGGTCTGGACTCGCTGGCTATAACCAAGGAGTTCTATGCCAGGCAGAGTCGCTTCCTGGGAGAGCTTTCCGCCCATCTGACCATCACCGGACTGTCAGTGGCCGCAAGCGCCACGGTCGGCATTCCCTTGGGCCTGCTCCTGCACGTCAGGCGATTGCTGGCGCCCAGAGTCTTCCTGGTGCTCAACGTGGCCCAGACTATCCCCAGCCTGGCCTTGTTCGGATTACTCATGGTGCCTCTAAGCCTGCTGGCCGAGCGTTTTCCGGCTCTGGGCAAACTGGGCGTACAGGGCATCGGCGCGGCGCCGGCCATAATCGCCCTGACGCTGTATGCTCTGCTGCCTGTGGTACGCAACACCTATGCCGGCTTGGCCAGTATCGACCAGGCAGCGGTGGATGCGGGCACGGGCATGGGCATGAGTAAGTGGCAACTTCTGCGCGGTGTCACGATCCCTCTGGCTTTGCCGGCCATTCTGGGCGGCATCCGTATTGCCCTCGTGCAGAACATCGGCAATGCCGCCGTGGCCGCACTCATAGGCGCAGGCGGTTTCGGCGTCTTCATCTTTCAGGGCCTGGGCCAGGCCGCCACCGACCTCGTCCTGTTGGGCGCGTTGCCAACAGTGCTGCTGGCCGTGGCCGCCGACGCGCTCATGCAGGTCGCCATTCCCTTACTGGCGCCCGAACGCAACCGGGGAGCACAGGCATGA
- a CDS encoding flagellar motor protein MotB: protein MAKQLDETPPVPPRRTQEEASEEGAPGWMTTFADMMSLLLCFFILLLSFSSMDVAKYEKVLGSLKYAFGVQRTPSDSEFASPPGVSQELSENLSADQKDILGLVLVLRKLVHQDVDVKDLAVVSSDRNGALLRVQAGAMFDPGSAALKPEAVKIIDKAVTILKERNFSVVIRGHTDSHIVHSAQFPSNWELSAARAAASARLVIERGAIDTNRIKAIGYADSRPLVPNSTEENRAFNRRVEFYFHKPNAEGVW from the coding sequence ATGGCCAAGCAATTGGACGAGACCCCACCTGTTCCACCGCGACGCACGCAGGAAGAGGCGTCGGAGGAAGGCGCTCCGGGGTGGATGACCACCTTCGCGGACATGATGAGCCTGCTGCTGTGTTTCTTCATCCTGCTGTTGTCGTTTTCGAGCATGGATGTCGCCAAGTACGAGAAGGTGCTGGGCTCTCTCAAGTACGCCTTCGGCGTCCAGCGCACCCCTTCTGATTCCGAGTTCGCCTCGCCTCCAGGAGTCTCGCAGGAGTTGAGCGAGAACTTGTCCGCCGACCAAAAAGACATTCTGGGGCTGGTGCTCGTGCTGCGCAAACTCGTGCACCAAGATGTGGACGTGAAGGACCTAGCGGTGGTTTCTTCGGATCGAAACGGCGCGCTGCTGCGCGTCCAAGCCGGTGCCATGTTCGATCCCGGCTCGGCGGCATTGAAGCCCGAGGCGGTCAAGATTATTGACAAAGCCGTGACCATCCTCAAGGAGCGCAATTTCAGCGTGGTCATTCGCGGCCATACAGACTCCCATATCGTACATAGCGCGCAGTTCCCGTCCAATTGGGAACTCTCGGCGGCCAGGGCCGCAGCCTCGGCAAGACTGGTCATCGAGCGCGGCGCGATCGACACCAATCGCATCAAGGCCATCGGCTATGCCGACTCCAGGCCGCTTGTTCCTAACAGTACCGAGGAAAATAGGGCATTCAACCGCCGGGTCGAGTTCTATTTCCACAAGCCCAACGCCGAGGGTGTCTGGTAG
- a CDS encoding motility protein A, with the protein MDIATLLGILSGLGLIVGAIAMGSGLGGFIDLPSIAIVGGGTMASTLVMFPWNVVLGSIKVGMKAFTAKSPDEEQLIQQIIKLADTGRREGLLALEKAQVDNDFLRRGVRLVADGSAPNLVRAVMETEIDFMKQRHRRGQSVFKGMGAMAPAFGMIGTLVGLVQMLQNMADPSSIGSAMAVALLTTFYGAVASNVIFLPMAKKLEERSNEEAFYMAIIVDGVMAIQNGENPRVVQERLQAFLAPSMRAEK; encoded by the coding sequence ATGGATATCGCAACATTACTTGGAATTTTGTCTGGCCTGGGGCTCATCGTCGGCGCCATTGCAATGGGAAGCGGACTTGGCGGCTTCATTGATTTGCCGTCAATCGCCATCGTCGGAGGCGGAACCATGGCTTCAACGCTGGTCATGTTTCCCTGGAATGTCGTGCTGGGTTCCATCAAGGTCGGAATGAAAGCCTTCACGGCCAAGAGTCCGGATGAAGAGCAGCTGATTCAGCAGATCATTAAGCTTGCCGACACCGGCCGCCGCGAGGGCCTGCTGGCCCTGGAGAAAGCCCAGGTGGATAATGATTTCCTGCGCAGGGGAGTGCGGCTTGTGGCCGACGGCTCAGCGCCCAATCTCGTGCGTGCGGTCATGGAAACCGAGATCGATTTCATGAAGCAACGTCACCGCCGCGGCCAATCGGTCTTCAAGGGCATGGGCGCCATGGCTCCGGCGTTCGGCATGATAGGAACTCTGGTCGGATTGGTGCAGATGCTCCAGAACATGGCGGACCCATCCTCCATCGGTTCCGCCATGGCCGTGGCCCTGTTGACCACGTTCTATGGAGCTGTTGCCTCCAACGTCATCTTTCTGCCCATGGCTAAAAAGCTGGAGGAACGCTCCAACGAGGAGGCCTTTTACATGGCCATCATCGTGGATGGGGTCATGGCCATACAGAATGGTGAGAATCCCAGGGTCGTTCAGGAGCGGCTGCAGGCCTTCCTCGCGCCGTCCATGCGGGCGGAGAAGTAG
- a CDS encoding ABC transporter ATP-binding protein, protein MISLQHVSKRYGSSLAVDDLSLEIERGEFCCLIGPSGCGKSTTLRMINRLVEPSSGTILVHGHDVRLARPEVLRRSMGYVIQSVGLFPHMTVQENIGVVPRLLNWDKARIRRRAWELLELLALPPDEYAGKYPWQLSGGEAQRVGVARALAANPDILLMDEPFGALDPVTREHLQTELARLQQELRKTIVFVTHDIEEAVRLASRMALMREGRLVQHDTPEELLAHPADSFARSFVGADRGLKRLSRLFVRDFIQPAPAVGLNDSPERANSLFRIDRRLPSLWVTGNGGKLLGWMNRPENGNPEHPIESLVPVDLRSFPLAPDLTLKQALSTFIRFGVETLPVIDQQGRLLGQLSLPILLEA, encoded by the coding sequence ATGATCAGCCTGCAGCATGTGAGCAAGCGTTACGGCAGCAGCCTGGCCGTGGACGACCTTTCCCTGGAGATTGAACGCGGCGAATTCTGCTGCCTCATAGGTCCCAGCGGCTGCGGCAAGTCCACAACTCTGCGCATGATCAACCGCCTGGTCGAGCCATCCTCGGGCACGATCCTCGTGCATGGCCATGACGTGCGCCTGGCGCGGCCAGAAGTCCTGCGTAGGAGCATGGGCTACGTCATCCAGAGCGTGGGACTTTTCCCGCACATGACAGTGCAGGAGAACATTGGAGTCGTGCCTCGCCTGCTGAACTGGGACAAAGCCAGGATCAGGCGGAGGGCATGGGAACTCCTGGAGTTGCTTGCTTTGCCTCCCGACGAATACGCAGGCAAGTATCCTTGGCAGCTCTCGGGCGGCGAAGCCCAGCGCGTGGGAGTGGCCCGGGCCCTGGCCGCGAACCCGGACATACTGCTTATGGACGAGCCCTTCGGCGCTCTGGACCCGGTAACCCGTGAGCATCTGCAAACCGAGTTGGCCCGCCTGCAGCAGGAACTGCGCAAAACCATCGTCTTTGTGACCCACGACATTGAGGAGGCCGTGCGTTTGGCTTCACGCATGGCGCTCATGCGCGAGGGCCGCCTGGTGCAGCACGACACGCCTGAAGAGCTGCTGGCCCATCCCGCAGACAGTTTCGCACGCAGCTTCGTGGGTGCGGACCGCGGCCTCAAGCGCTTATCTCGGTTGTTCGTGCGCGATTTCATCCAGCCTGCGCCAGCCGTGGGATTAAATGATTCGCCCGAGCGGGCCAACAGTCTATTCAGGATCGACCGCAGGCTGCCGTCGTTATGGGTCACCGGAAATGGCGGCAAGCTGCTCGGTTGGATGAACCGTCCCGAGAACGGCAATCCTGAACACCCCATCGAATCCCTGGTTCCCGTGGACCTGCGCTCGTTTCCACTGGCCCCGGACTTGACCCTCAAACAGGCCCTGAGCACGTTCATCCGCTTCGGCGTGGAAACGCTGCCGGTCATCGATCAGCAGGGCAGACTCCTCGGTCAACTAAGTCTGCCAATACTGCTCGAAGCCTGA
- a CDS encoding ABC transporter permease, with amino-acid sequence MATVRTRSPRILPLGLASCALLLLAGNMHWLETPLTFIFPHAPSLLYDRSPFMSLLLEHLFLVLMSSGLAVAVGCCLGITVTRPAGRDFLPVADALASVGQTFPPVAVLALAVPMVGFGTEPTIIALFVYGLFPVLRNTVTGLEGVPEGMRDAARGMGMTQWQALSQVELRTAMPMIMAGVRTSVVINIGTATLGATIGAGGLGEPILAGLATRNPAFVLQGALVVGWLAVVVDGWLGLTQAALGEHAR; translated from the coding sequence GTGGCCACAGTCCGCACCCGTTCGCCACGTATCCTGCCCCTGGGGTTGGCAAGCTGCGCGCTCCTGCTGCTCGCAGGCAATATGCACTGGCTGGAAACGCCCCTGACCTTTATATTCCCGCACGCGCCAAGCCTGCTCTACGACCGATCGCCATTCATGTCTCTGCTGCTAGAGCACCTCTTTCTGGTGCTCATGTCCAGCGGCCTTGCCGTGGCCGTGGGATGCTGCCTCGGCATAACCGTCACTCGGCCTGCCGGAAGGGACTTTCTGCCCGTGGCCGACGCATTGGCCTCCGTGGGCCAGACCTTTCCGCCCGTGGCGGTGCTGGCTCTAGCGGTTCCAATGGTGGGCTTCGGCACAGAGCCTACAATCATCGCCCTCTTTGTCTACGGGTTGTTTCCAGTGCTGCGAAATACAGTGACCGGATTGGAAGGGGTTCCCGAAGGCATGCGGGATGCGGCCCGAGGCATGGGCATGACCCAATGGCAGGCGCTGTCGCAGGTGGAGCTGCGCACGGCCATGCCCATGATCATGGCAGGCGTGCGCACCTCGGTCGTGATCAACATCGGCACGGCCACCCTGGGCGCCACCATTGGCGCTGGCGGGCTGGGTGAACCGATTCTCGCCGGACTGGCTACGCGCAATCCAGCCTTCGTGCTCCAGGGCGCGCTCGTGGTTGGATGGCTGGCTGTCGTTGTTGACGGCTGGCTGGGGCTTACGCAAGCCGCCTTGGGCGAGCACGCCCGCTGA